The uncultured Cohaesibacter sp. region TCATGCTCGTCTCCTGGTCCTTTGACAGCCCTCTTTACGGGCCGTGATATGCGGGCGAAAATGCGCGCGAGCAGAAAGAGGACCGACGATGGCGTCGGCCCGATCTCTTTGGCTTTCTCAAAAATCAGAGAAGCGGTTTCACCTTGCCGAGCAGCTCATCAGCCATGGCTTCTGGGTCTCGGGAAATATCGATGCGGATAACGTCTTCTTCCCCATCAGGCACTTCCAGCGCGGCAATCTGACTTTCAATCAACTGCACTGGCATGAAATGGCTTTGCCGTTCGGCCATGCGGGCTCGAACCAGCTCCTTGGCCCCATCCAGAAAGATGAAGCGCAAGTTATCCGTAGCCTCTCTGAAAATATCGCGATAGGATTTACGCAGGGATGAGCAGCTTACCACCCGCGTCTCTCCCTTGGCATCCCAAGTGCGCATTGCATCTGCCAGAGTGGCTAGCCACGGCTTGCGATCCTCATCGCTGAGAGGAATGCCAGCGGCCATTTTCTTGACATTCTCGTCGGAATGATAGGCATCGCCTTCTTCAAACGGAACATTCAGACGGTCTGCCAACAGCTGCCCGAGCGTTGATTTCCCGCTTCCCGAAATTCCCATGACGACAATAATCATTTCTCTGGCCTCACAGTTTCATGTCTTTGCGTTGTAGACGACAGGCGTCTTGTTCGTTTCTTCTTGTTCTTGGTTCCAGCCGCAAATGCCTCAAGCTCACTCCGCTTGCGCGTTCCAATCGAAGTGGAAATGGCCGGATTTGTCGGTGCGCTCGAATGTATGCGCACCGAAATAATCCCGTTGCCCCTGAATGAGGTTTGCACCGACACATGCGCTGCGCCGCCCATCCAGCCATGAAAGAGCCGAATAGAAGCAAGGCACTGGAGTGCCAGATGCAGCAGCCATTCCCGCCACAGCCCGCATGGCAGTTTCAGACCCATCCAGCAGACCGCTGGCATAGTCGCTTGCGAGCATGTCCGTGTCCTGCGGCATGGCGGCAATCG contains the following coding sequences:
- a CDS encoding gluconokinase; amino-acid sequence: MIIVVMGISGSGKSTLGQLLADRLNVPFEEGDAYHSDENVKKMAAGIPLSDEDRKPWLATLADAMRTWDAKGETRVVSCSSLRKSYRDIFREATDNLRFIFLDGAKELVRARMAERQSHFMPVQLIESQIAALEVPDGEEDVIRIDISRDPEAMADELLGKVKPLL